The Sesamum indicum cultivar Zhongzhi No. 13 linkage group LG1, S_indicum_v1.0, whole genome shotgun sequence genome includes a window with the following:
- the LOC105157872 gene encoding uncharacterized protein LOC105157872: MELDFDKYRLVDRSPTTVLPPPRSRKSSGKPKYGNDIPTLSDEDLIEINFSPYHSASCRDVQSQSSRGSVYQSSEEVRLLQKTDAVVRRKKIEFSRETASVFSFGIIDSLCCSDEDSSLVEHNRPSVVSLSEQSTTSVCENHIELRSRDSMTSSQSVTAPINEANSLEERDMTVNLQKSLSARLALPHSPAKSESVGSRASSLKPRFRPVRKMFDPFVKSKSHRNLLSSSIEAGCGTGSGLTGIDSKKTICKSLLNDLSDKSCRVEYDYHCEEKENHNSVPWYSPAHLHGLLKLGNKRGVPFFEFSVKSPEDVYVAKTWKVKDALTGVYTFHSLRHRRQSSASGWGFKDSNLESSPLGQMQVSCRLCTESEGAGELNDSMVTEFVLYDILHSRKSTSSQDNSSSSPDDIKAPVVSDEILSWGNCEPNEILAKTKSKGQLNHSRQSSRFELSACQPLAATDLRPELEIAAIVMQAPSEKRESLKFNSGDKKIDEKFPDSLDLCQLGKAKDGSSNNSNHGKMHVVIPAGNHSLPITESHGPSRLLDRWRLGGGCDCGGWDMACPLSVFSNPNVENADGQPLMDNQNPMELFFQGRKDDIPAFTMRMIEDGKYAVDFHAQLSSLQAFSICIAILHTADASTVTRQERRKQILQSGSLRVLAEEEVKNTIDAIAEEEKPIVNKKTEEILPFFVINPPFSPIARV, from the exons ATGGAATTAGACTTCGACAAGTACCGTCTTGTAGATAGAAGTCCTACAACTGTCCTACCACCTCCTCGGAGCAGAAAATCAAGTGGAAAGCCCAAATATGGAAATGATATACCGACCCTCAGTGATGAAGACTTGATCGAAATTAACTTTAGTCCTTACCATAGTGCATCATGCAGAGATGTTCAATCCCAAAGTTCGAGGGGTTCGGTCTATCAAAGTTCTGAAGAAGTGAGGCTGCTGCAGAAAACTGATGCTGTTGTTAGAAGGAAAAAGATTGAGTTCTCTCGAGAAACTGCTTCTGTATTCTCATTTGGAATTATTGATTCGTTATGTTGTTCGGATGAAGATAGCTCACTAGTGGAACACAACAGGCCCTCAGTAGTGTCTCTCTCCGAACAAAGTACAACTTCAGTTTGTGAAAACCATATAGAATTGCGTTCTCGGGATTCCATGACATCATCTCAATCTGTGACTGCTCCTATAAATGAAGCTAACAGCCTGGAAGAAAGAGATATGACTGTCAATTTGCAGAAGTCATTATCAGCAAGATTAGCTTTGCCGCATTCACCTGCTAAATCAGAGAGCGTTGGCTCAAGAGCCAGCAGTCTGAAGCCCCGGTTTCGCCCTGTCAGAAAGATGTTTGACCCTTTTGTTAAATCCAAGTCCCACAGAAATCTGTTGAGTAGTTCTATTGAAGCTGGTTGTGGAACGGGAAGCGGGCTTACTGGCATTGACAGCAAAAAGACAATTTGCAAATCGCTGCTGAATGATTTGTCGGACAAGTCATGTCGTGTGGAATACGATTATCATTGTGAAGAGAAAGAGAACCATAATTCAGTTCCGTGGTACTCTCCTGCACACCTGCATGGCCTTCTCAAGTTGGGAAATAAGCGTGGGGTGCCATTCTTCGAGTTTTCAGTGAAATCACCAGAAGATGTTTATGTTGCAAAGACATGGAAAGTAAAAGATGCTTTAACTGGGGTCTACACCTTCCATTCTCTTCGTCATAGAAGACAGAGTAGTGCTAGTGGATGGGGATTTAAAGACAGCAACCTAGAATCATCTCCGCTGGGACAGATGCAAGTTTCGTGTCGTCTGTGTACGGAATCTGAAGGTGCAGGAGAGTTGAATGATTCTATGGTGACAGAGTTTGTTTTGTATGATATTCTTCATTCAAGAAAAAGTACTTCCTCTCAAGATAATTCTAGTAGTTCACCTGATGACATTAAAGCACCCGTGGTTTCTGATGAGATTTTATCTTGGGGGAATTGTGAGCCAAACGAAATATTAGCTAAGACGAAGAGTAAAGGTCAACTTAATCATTCCCGTCAGAGTAGTCGCTTTGAATTATCAGCTTGTCAACCTCTTGCAGCAACAGATTTACGTCCAGAGCTAGAAATTGCAGCCATTGTTATGCAAGCCCCATctgaaaagagagagagtctGAAATTTAATAGTGGAGATAAGAAGATAGACGAGAAATTTCCAGACTCTCTAGATCTTTGTCAGCTTGGTAAGGCAAAGGACGGCAGCTCTAACAATTCAAATCATGGGAAGATGCATGTCGTAATCCCAGCTGGGAACCACAGTTTGCCAATTACTGAAAGTCATGGCCCTTCACGGTTACTAGATAGATGGAGGTTAGGTGGAGGATGTGATTGTGGTGGCTGGGACATGGCGTGCCCTCTCAGCGTTTTTAGCAATCCAAATGTTGAGAATGCAGATGGCCAGCCCCTGATGGACAATCAGAATCCAATGGAACTCTTCTTTCAG GGACGAAAAGATGACATACCGGCATTTACCATGCGGATGATCGAGGATGGGAAATATGCAGTTGATTTCCACGCACAGTTATCTTCACTGCAAGCATTCTCCATCTGCATTGCTATTTTGCACACTGCTGACGCCTCCACGGTAACCAGGcaggagagaagaaaacaaatcttGCAAAGTGGTTCCCTGAGGGTACTTGCTGAGGAGGAagttaaaaatacaatagatGCAATAGCAGAGGAAGAGAAACCTATAGTTAACAAGAAGACGGAAGAAATCCTGCCTTTTTTCGTAATCAATCCACCGTTCTCTCCAATTGCTCGAGTATAG
- the LOC105157900 gene encoding kinesin-like protein KIN-14J — protein sequence MGPEPEVSESGNGGLGTLKEDSDDTIPGRIEAFNGLSEGSYFSDVLQAKCGHYGDIPSLENTSTQSLFTVTNMILDECVEGKNENIPQRVASILKLVMLEIQERVSKQAQNMRKQSTLYNSREERYQSKIRALETLATGTTEENEVVMNQLRQMKLEKTKIEEVLKLEQHDLTILRQEKDRCESLILSLEEEIRLTKQDYEEKCFQLEARAEETKDKLLKKILELERLLTDSRNKVKELEDFSESKFLRWKRKEHGYRHFIDSQFESLQDLRLASESIKQEVSKIKNVYAEEFYHFGVNIKGLIDAAQNYHSVLEENRKLYNEVQDLKGNIRVYCRIRPFLPGQSRKQTTIQYIGENGELVVINPLKPGKDSHRLFKFNKVFGPASTQEEVFRDTQPLIRSVLDGYNVCIFAYGQTGSGKTYTMTGPNATSIVDWGVNYRALNDLFNISQNRHSSIAYEVGVQMVEIYNEQVRDLLCNDSFQKRLGIWNSSQPNGLAVPDASMHPVKSTSDVLELMNIGLMNRAVGATALNERSSRSHSILTVHVRGTDLETNAVLRGCLHLVDLAGSERVDRSEATGDRLREAQHINRSLSALGDVIFALAQKNPHVPYRNSKLTQVLQSSLGGQAKALMFVQLNPDVESYSETISTLKFAERVSGVELGAARSNKEGRGVRELMEQVATLKDAVSKKDEEIVRLRLLKTNGNSSIGVGRSSQQLSGVKSSDGKAAFDMDNSSEYSDKHSDAGSQQSVDDFRHHKEFFQQSKLAAAGGTENYLEDVESNLNLADGGKSPNGGIQFLESGDADTDEKLSDMSDGVLSLGTQTDASINSIPEIAKLSADSTEKRNVPVELPRPPTKQGQAGSSRLSFSRSSTKVPSSKRATLGSSSAVKLPKNWH from the exons ATGGGTCCAGAGCCAGAAGTAAGTGAGAGTGGAAACGGGGGACTAGGAACCTTAAAGGAAGATAGCGATGACACTATTCCTGGAAGAATAGAAGCTTTTAATGGTCTCTCTGAAG GGAGTTATTTTTCTGATGTCCTCCAAGCAAAGTGTGGCCATTATGGGGATATCCCTAGTTTAGAG AATACCTCTACGCAATCACTTTTCACTGTCACGAATATGATTCTGGATGAATGCGTTGAAGGAAAGAATGAGAACATCCCTCAG CGTGTTGCATCCATTTTGAAATTAGTCATGCTAGAAATTCAGGAGCGGGTTTCGAAACAAGCCCAAAATATGAGGAAG CAAAGCACACTGTACAACTCTCGTGAAGAGAGGTATCAATCAAAAATTAGAGCATTAGAAACCCTAGCAACTGGAACTACTGAAGAAAATGAG GTTGTCATGAACCAGCTTCGACAGATGAAG CTTGAGAAGACTAAAATCGAGGAGGTGCTGAAGCTCGAGCAACACGATTTAACTATATTGAGGCAAGAAAAGGACCGCTGTGAGAGTCTAATTTTATCACTAGAGGAAGAAATAAGATTAACCAAACAGGACTATGAAGAGAAGTGCTTTCAATTGGAAGCCAGGGCTGAGGAAACCAAAGATAAGCTACTGAAAAAAATACTGGAACTTGAGCGTCTTCTGACTGATTCAAGGAACAAAGTAAAAGAGCTTGAGGACTTCTCGGAATCAAAATTTTTGAggtggaaaagaaaagaacatggATACAGGCACTTCATCGATTCTCAATTTGAATCCCTGCAG GACCTGAGGTTGGCATCTGAGTCCATAAAGCAAGAGGTCTCGAAGATTAAGAATGTCTATGCTGaagaattttatcattttg GTGTAAATATCAAAGGGTTGATAGATGCTGCTCAGAATTATCACAGTGTGCTTGAAGAAAATAGGAAACTGTACAACGAGGTTCAAGATTTGAAAG GTAACATAAGAGTTTATTGTCGTATAAGGCCATTCCTCCCCGGACAAAGTAGAAAACAAACAACCATACAGTACATTGGTGAGAACGGAGAGTTGGTTGTTATAAACCCCTTGAAACCAGGAAAAGACAGTCATCGGcttttcaaattcaacaaGGTCTTTGGTCCTGCATCTACTCAAG AGGAGGTGTTTCGAGATACCCAACCATTAATTCGGTCTGTCCTTGATGGGTATAACGTTTGCATATTTGCCTATGGTCAAACTGGTTCAGGGAAGACTTACACCATG ACGGGACCTAATGCGACATCAATTGTGGATTGGGGGGTCAACTATAGAGCTCTGAATGATCTCTTCAATATCTCTCAGAATAGACATAGCTCCATTGCATATGAAGTTGGTGTTCAAATGGTTGAAATATATAACGAACAAGTTCGGGACTTACTCTGCAATGACAGCTTCCAGAAGAG ACTTGGGATTTGGAATAGTTCCCAACCAAATGGGTTGGCTGTGCCTGATGCTAGCATGCACCCTGTTAAATCAACTTCCGATGTGTTGGAGCTGATGAATATTGGCCTGATGAATCGGGCTGTAGGGGCTACTGCCTTGAACGAGAGAAGCAGCCGGTCTCACAG TATCCTCACTGTTCATGTCCGTGGGACGGACTTGGAGACGAATGCTGTTTTGCGTGGTTGCCTGCACTTGGTTGATCTTGCTGGCAGTGAAAGAGTTGATCGATCTGAAGCAACAGGAGACAGATTGCGTGAAGCACAACATATTAACAGGTCTTTATCGGCTTTGGGAGATGTGATCTTTGCGCTGGCCCAAAAAAATCCTCATGTACCATACAGAAATAGCAAATTAACTCAAGTTCTTCAGAGCTCTCTAG GTGGCCAAGCAAAGGCTCTCATGTTTGTACAACTGAATCCCGATGTAGAATCCTACTCGGAGACTATAAGTACCCTTAAGTTTGCCGAGAGGGTTTCTGGTGTTGAGTTGGGTGCTGCACGAAGTAATAAGGAGGGTAGAGGTGTCAGAGAACTTATGGAACAG GTAGCTACTCTAAAGGATGCTGTTTCAAAGAAGGATGAGGAAATAGTGCGGTTGCGGTTACTCAAAACCAATGGGAATTCTTCTATAGGAGTAGGACGATCAAGCCAACAACTTTCAGGAGTTAAAAGTTCTGATGGGAAAGCTGCCTTTGATATGGACAATAGCTCTGAGTACAGTGATAAGCACTCAGATGCTGGTTCTCAGCAGTCCGTGGATGATTTTAGGCACcacaaagaattctttcaACAATCAAAACTTGCAGCTGCAGGTGGTACGGAAAACTATCTGGAAGACGTTGAATCAAATCTTAATTTGGCTGATGGAGGTAAAAGTCCTAACGGCGGCATACAGTTCTTGGAATCTGGAGATGCTGATACTGACGAGAAACTTAGTGATATGTCTGACGGAGTTCTTTCTCTGGGAACCCAAACTGATGCTTCAATCAATAGTATTCCTGAGATTGCAAAGCTATCTGCAGATTCAACTGAAAA GCGCAACGTACCGGTCGAACTTCCAAGACCACCCACAAAGCAGGGGCAAGCAGGATCATCTCGGTTGTCATTTAGCAGGAGCTCCACAAAAGTTCCAA GTTCTAAAAGAGCAACGCTTGGCAGTTCCTCTGCAGTGAAACTTCCCAAAAACTGGCACTAA